Genomic window (Spirosoma sp. KCTC 42546):
TTCAGAGGAACACCAGGCTTTTGCGCTGACAACGCCTTTGGTAACGAAGGCAGACGGCACCAAATTTGGCAAATCGGAAAGTGGGAATGTCTGGCTAGACCCAGCCCTAACATCCCCTTATCAATTCTACCAGTTCTGGCTCAATACGGCCGACGCTGATTGTCCACGCCTAATTCGAGTGTTTACACTTTTATCGCGCGAGGAAATTGAAGAACTGGAGCGCCAGCATAATGAGGCTCCTCATTTACGGATTCTACAAAAGGCAATCGCTCAGGAGGTAACTATTCGTGTTCATTCTCAGGCAGGCTATGACTTAGCGGTGAAAGCGTCAGAGGTGCTGTTTGGCAAAGCCACCCTCGAAACCCTGCGCTCCATTCAGGTTGATGAGTTCGATATTATCTTCGAAGGAGTTCCTCAAACGGAAGTGTCGGCAGACGAACTAGCCAGCAGTAAAGATATTACAGACCTATTATCTATTGCCAGTCGGGGAGAAGTATACGCATCGAAGGGTGAAGCACGTCGTGCAATTACCCAAAACGCTGTGAGCATCAACAAAACAAAAGTGGCCGATCCTTCGGCTACTGTTGACTTAGAGTGGCTACAGGACCGTTATATTCTGGTATCGAAAGGCAAGAAAAATCACTTGCTGAAAAAAAGTTAGCATTTTTCTACTGTGTAAGTGGTTGAGGATGGGAGCTTTACCAAATAATGTTTGGTGAGCTCCCATTTATTTTGCGAACAGGCCTTGACAAAGCTAGTTTAAGCCCCTACCTTTGCAGTCCCAAATCAGGGAAATGAGCTGAAAACAAACGCGAAAGCGACTGGTAATCAATTCATTAGGTGCAACTCGCTGAGAATCAATTGCAAAATTTATTTTCAGATTTACTTGACAAAGCAAACTAAGTCTCGTACCTTTGCACTCCCAAACAACAGGGATGATTGACGAAAAAGAATTAACGCTCTCATTGTCAATCAATTACAAGGAAAAAGTCGAAAATTAATTTTAAAAAATAATTTCACTTTCACTTGACAATCGGGAAATAAGGTGTACCTTTGCACTCCCAAACAACGAGACACGGTTTAAGGTTTTTAAATCACTTCTCAACCACGCTTCGGCCAACGGGCCAGGCGCACAGTTCTTTGACAAACGGTCAGCACAACAATAACGCAACTTTGTGATTTCGATCACCGGTTGAACAACATCGAGATTAACTTTGGTTAGTCTCACAATTATTTACGATGGAGAGTTTGATCCTGGCTCAGGATGAACGCTAGCGGCAGGCCTAATACATGCAAGTCGAACGGGTCGCAAGACCAGTGGCAAACGGGTGCGTAACGCGTAAGCAACCTGCCTCCTACTGGGGGATAGCCCGGCGAAAGCTGGGGTAAACCCGCACGGTCCCCTGAAGTCACCTGGCTTTAGGGGTAAACATTTATGGGTAGGAGAGGGGCTTGCGTCTGATTAGCTAGTTGGGGGGGTAACGGCCCACCAAGGCGATGATCAGTAGGGGTTCTGAGAGGATTGGCCCCCACATGGGTACTGAGATACGGACCCAACTCCTACGGGAGGCAGCAGTAGGGAATATTGGGCAATGGACGCAAGTCTGACCCAGCCATGCCGCGTGCAGGATGAAGGCGCTCAGCGTTGTAAACTGCTTTTATCAGGGAAGAAAAGTAGTCCTGCGGGATTATGTGACGGTACCTGAGGAATAAGCACCGGCTAACTCCGTGCCAGCAGCCGCGGTAATACGGAGGGTGCAAGCGTTGTCCGGATTTATTGGGTTTAAAGGGTGCGTAGGTGGTTTTCTAAGTCTGGTTTGAAAGCTGGTGGCTTAACCATCAGATGTGGCTGGAAACTGGAGGACTTGAATGCGTTGGCGGTAGCCGGAACGGGTCATGTAGCGGTGAAATGCATAGATATGACCCAGAACACCGATTGCGAAGGCAGGCTACTACGACGATATTGACACTGAGGCACGAGAGCATGGGTAGCGAACAGGATTAGATACCCTGGTAGTCCATGCCGTAAACGATGATTACTGGCTGTGTGTGTTTAAGCATGCGTGGCTGAGCGAAAGCGTTAAGTAATCCACCTGGGGAGTACGCTGGCAACAGTGAAACTCAAAGGAATTGACGGGGGTCCGCACAAGCGGTGGAGCATGTGGTTTAATTCGATGATACGCGAGGAACCTTACCTGGGCTAGAATGTGCGTGAAGGGCTCAGAAATGGGTCCGTGTAGCAATACACACAAAACAAGGTGCTGCATGGCTGTCGTCAGCTCGTGCCGTGAGGTGTTGGGTTAAGTCCCGCAACGAGCGCAACCCCTGTACTTAGTTGCCAGCGAGTAATGTCGGGAACTCTAAGTAGACTGCCTGCGCAAGCAGAGAGGAAGGGGGGGACGACGTCAAGTCATCATGGCCCTTACGTCCAGGGCGACACACGTGCTACAATGGTCGGTACAGCGGGTAGCGATAGGGTAACCTGGAGCCAATCTTGTAAAGCCGGTCACAGTTCGGATTGGGGTCTGCAACCCGACCCCATGAAGCTGGAATCGCTAGTAATCGCGCATCAGCCATGGCGCGGTGAATACGTTCCCGGACCTTGTACACACCGCCCGTCAAGCCATGGGAGTTGGGGGGACCTGAAGTGGGAGGTTATAGTCCTATCAGGGTAAACTCGGCGACTGGGGCTAAGTCGTAACAAGGTAGCCGTACCGGAAGGTGCGGCTGGAACACCTCCTTTTTGGAGCCGATTAATGTCATTGCTTCGGCGTGCATTAAGAAGTTGAGTTGAGTGCTGACGTTTGTTAAGGACTTTGTCTTTCCCTTCGGGGCGAGACAAGTTGTTCTTTGACCTACAGGGAGAGACTGAATTACGAGTAGTCGTAGTTCATGAAATAGCAGTCAATTGATTGATTGCTGGATAGACAAGTAGAGCATTTTTAAGTAAAGCGTAAACACGCAGCAAAAGGGTGTCTGGGGGATGCCTAAGGCTTCTGATGGCGAAGAAAGACGTGGCAAGCGACGAAACGGTACGGGGACCCGCTGGCAGGGGCTGATCCGTATGTGTCTGAATGGGGCAACCCGGTGGTTTGAAGAACCATCATCATGCTTACGCATGAAGCAAACGCGGAGAACTGAAACATCTAAGTACCCGCAGGAAGAGAAAACAATTGTGATTCCCTGAGTAGTGGCGAGCGAACGGGGAACAGCCCAAACCAATCACGTTACGGCGTGGTCGGGGTAGTAGGACCTGACAGCAACTTACAAGACGAACGGAAAGCACTTGGGAAAGTGCACCATAGAGGGTGAGAGTCCCGTACCGGTCAGTGGCGTGAGGGGTTGGGATTCCTGAGTAGGGGGGAACCGGAGAAATTCCCTCTGAATCTGCCGGCACCATCCGGTAAGGCTAAATACAATCAGAAGACCGATAGCGCAGAGTACCGTGAGGGAAAGGTGAAAAGTACGGGGAGTACCCGGGTGAAATAGATCCTGAAACCAGGCACTTACAAGCGGTTGGAGCCCCCAGTGTGGGGTGACAGCGTGCCTTTTGCATAATGAGCCTACGAGTAACCGTCACTGGCGAGGTTAAGATCGTTGACGATCGGATCCGAAGCGAAAGCGAGTCTGAACAGGGCGTCTAGTCAGTGGGGGTTGACGCGAAACTTGGTGATCTATCCCTGGCCAGGTTGAAGGGGTGGTAACACACCGTGGAGGACCGAACCGATAAGCGTTGAAAAGCTTCCGGATGAGCTGGGGATAGGGGTGAAAGGCCAATCAAACTGAGAAATAGCTCGTACTCTCCGAAATGTTTTTAGGAACAGCGTTACGTGTTACTGTCTGTGAGGTAGAGCGACCAACAGGATGCGGGGGAGTCACATCCTACCAACTTCTGATGAACTCCGAATGCGCAGAGAGGTGCGTGGCAGTGAGGGCTTGGGTGCTAAGGTCCAAGTCCGAGAGGGGAACAACCCAGACCATCAGCTAAGGTCCCTAAGTGTGTGCTAAGTTGAACAAAGGCGGTCCGGCTGCTGAGACAGCCAGGAGGTTAGCTTGGAAGCAGCTATTCCTTTAAAGAGTGCGTAACAGCTCACTGGTCGAGCGGGGCGGGCGTCGATAATAAACGGGCATCAAGCACATCACCGAAGCTATGGACCTATACTTGGAGTATAGTGTGGTAGGAGAGCATTCTATGGGGGTGAAGTTGAAGCGTGAGCTTTGGTGGACCGCATAGAAAAGCAAATGTAGGCATAAGTAACGAGAATGAGGATGAGAACTCCTCACACCGAAAAGCTAAGGTTTCCTCCGCGATGGCAGTCATCGGAGGGTTAGTCGGGGTCTAAGGAGCAGGCGAATGCCGGGCTTTGAGGGGGAACAGGTTAATAGTCCTGTACTATCTATGCAGGCAGTCTCATGACGGAGTGCCAGAGATGCTACGTCCTGACGGAATAGGGCGTTGAGCGGAGGCTTCGGCTGAAGCGAAGTGTTGACGGGGCTTCCAAGAAAAGTGAGGGTGTGTTAAGCGTATGGATACCCGTACCGTAAACCGACACAGGTAGCTGGGAAGAATATTCTAAGGTGCGCGAAAGAATCATGGTTAAGGAACTCGGCAAGATTACCCTGTAACTTCGGGATAAGGGGGGCCGTCTGGCAACAGCGGCTGCAGAGAAGAGGCCCAGGCGACTGTTTACCAAAAACACAGGACTCTGCCAAAATGAAAGTTGACGCATAGGGTCTGACACCTGCCCGGTGCTGGAAGGTTAAGGGGGAGCTTAGGGGTAACTCGAAGGTTTGAACTGAAGCCCCAGTAAACGGCGGCCGTAACTATAACGGTCCTAAGGTAGCGAAATTCCTTGTCGGGTAAGTTCCGACCTGCACGAATGGTGTAACGATCTGGGCACTGTCTCAACCATGAGTTCGGTGAAATTGTAGTAGCGGTGAAGATGCCGCTTACCCGCCACGGGACGGAAAGACCCCGTGCACCTTTACTACAGCTTAACATTGAATGCCGGTCAGTCATGTGTAGGATAGGCGGGAGATTGCGAAGGGGTGTCGCCAGGCATGCTGGAATCAACCTTGAAATACCGCCCTTGGCTTACTGGCGTTCTAACTGGAGACAGGACCGTGTTTGGTGGGTAGTTTGACTGGGGTGGTCACCTCCGAAAGGGTAACGGAGGTTTCCCAAGGTCCGCTCATGCCGGACGGTAATCGGCAGGGGAGTGCAATAGCAGAAGCGGGCTTGACAGTGAGGCCTACAAGCCGATCTGGTGCGAAAGCAGGGTATAGTGATCCGGTGGTTCCGCATGGAAGGGCCATCGCTCAAAGGATAAAAGGTACGCCGGGGATAACAGGCTGATCTCCCCCAAGAGCTCACATCGACGGGGAGGTTTGGCACCTCGATGTCGGCTCGTCACATCCTGGGGCTGGAGAAGGTTCCAAGGGTTCGGCTGTTCGCCGATTAAAGTGGCACGCGAGCTGGGTTCAGAACGTCGTGAGACAGTTCGGTCCCTATCTGTGGTGGGCGTTGGAATATTGACGGGCTCTGTCCTTAGTACGAGAGGACCGGGATGGACTCACCGCTGGCGAATCGGTTGTTTGGCCGCAGGCACGGCCGAGTAGCTACGTGGGGAACAGATAAGCGCTGAAAGCATCTAAGTGCGAAACTGGCCTGAAGATGAATGTTCCGGTATAAAGGGGTGTTGTAGACGACGACGTTGATAGGCGGTAGGTGTAGGCATCGAGAGGTGTTAAGCCGAGCCGTACTAATGGCCCCGGACGCGTGTTTGTGATTTTGCTTACGAAAGAATGCTTTAAAGGATATCCAGTCTTAATCAGAAGTTGAATGCAAATCAGAGTCTCTCTCTGTGGGGAAAAAGACATATAAAGCTATTGATCGTAACCGATCAGAAGGGTCAATCAGGTTGGTGCTGGTAAGGCGGGTGTTCACCTCTTCCATCTCGAACAGAGCCGTTAAGCCCCGTACTGCCGATGGTACTGCTGTCACAAGCGGGAGAGTAGGAAGGTGCCACCTGAATGAAATAAGTAAAAGGCCTGTCCAAACGGACAGGCCTTTTTGCGTTTGCTCACTTTTAAATGAGTAGACATGACTAATTACCCCTTTTCTTTATCTTAGCTACTCTTAGTCAACTTAATAAACCAAATGGCTATCTTCAAACTGCAAATTAACGGTCGGGCTTATCAGGCCGATGTAGAATCAGACACACCCCTTTTGTGGGTTCTGCGTGATAATCTCGGATTAGTTGGTACCAAATATGGCTGTGGCATTGCACAGTGTGGTGCCTGCACCGTGCATCTGAATGGTGAAGCCACTCGTTCCTGCGTTTTGCCTGTATCGGCAGTTGGAAAATCTAAGGTAACAACAATTGAGGGTTTATCCGCGAATGGAACCCACCCTGTTCAACTTGCCTGGGACAAAATAGACGTGCCTCAATGCGGTTATTGCCAGGCTGGTCAGATTATGACGGCTGCTGCATTACTCAAGCGAAACCCAAAGCCTTCTCAATCTGAAATCGACGATACCATGACGGCTAACCTCTGCCGGTGCGGAACGTATCACCGGATTCGTGAGGCCGTAAAAGTAGCTTCTGAAACGACGACAACTACGTCTACTCCTTCTAAAACGTCAAAAATT
Coding sequences:
- the tyrS gene encoding tyrosine--tRNA ligase, which encodes MNFIEELRWRGMLNDMTPGTEEQLLKEMTAGYIGFDPTAASLHIGNLATIMLLVHLQRAGHKPFALVGGATGMIGDPSGKAAEREFLSEETLRRNQEGIRQQLTKFLDFNSGANSAEMVNNYDWFKEISFLGFLREAGKHITVNYMMAKDSVKKRLETGISFTEFSYQLLQGYDFYWLYKNKSVRLQMGGSDQWGNIMTGTELIRRKEGGGADRSEEHQAFALTTPLVTKADGTKFGKSESGNVWLDPALTSPYQFYQFWLNTADADCPRLIRVFTLLSREEIEELERQHNEAPHLRILQKAIAQEVTIRVHSQAGYDLAVKASEVLFGKATLETLRSIQVDEFDIIFEGVPQTEVSADELASSKDITDLLSIASRGEVYASKGEARRAITQNAVSINKTKVADPSATVDLEWLQDRYILVSKGKKNHLLKKS
- a CDS encoding (2Fe-2S)-binding protein → MAIFKLQINGRAYQADVESDTPLLWVLRDNLGLVGTKYGCGIAQCGACTVHLNGEATRSCVLPVSAVGKSKVTTIEGLSANGTHPVQLAWDKIDVPQCGYCQAGQIMTAAALLKRNPKPSQSEIDDTMTANLCRCGTYHRIREAVKVASETTTTTSTPSKTSKIK